The genomic stretch ACTTCTCCTCAAACGATCCTacagagttcacacacacacattcatgtatAATGAACATTTTGGCCTATCCAtctatctctttttttctgtctttattaTTATGTATGTTTAAATCTAGCTACCTTAGCTATCATCTTTAACTATGTTGTTACTATATGCATCATTATGTACCTATAGTCATTTCATTGAATGTTTTGTGTTCTACAATATTCTAAGGcatttgaatttttttttacagcagttAATATCGTCATACTCACTCATGTTTCAAGGTGGGGGTGCATTGATATACACGTTATTGTGATATCATTACTATCTATTGAGTTCATGAACATTTAACTTTTTAAAAGCAATGTAGCATTGATCTGCAGTGAGATTGTAAAATGCAGACATGTATATTTTTGTAGAATGTGTATGCTGTTGTCATGGAATCATTATGATGTCAAATATGTAGAATTAGCCTTGTGCCTCTTGAAACATGGGAAATTCAATAAGATCCACAAGAAAGTGACATTCACATCAGGTTAGACAATAttgtaaaacacaaaacaatcatATAGGTACCCTACAATCCAGCTAGTATAGAATAGCATAGATTCTATAGCATAGAATATATTAGTTCAATGGTTGTGCCATGAGAAGTGGGAATAAACAAGGtgcaatatttttttacataaaactCAGACAAATTAGTAGCCAAAGTATTTAACATGTACTAAGCTCCTTAGCTactcttttttctcctcccaacctttttctttttatcaAAGTGTTTTTTACCTTGACACTTTGTGTCAACACTATCAGACTCCTAAACCACACAATAGTTCATATTTTTGTATGATGGTTTGGTGGTGATGGTGCGATGACGGACTTGACACTCATAGTGAAGTTATCATGTTTTTGTGGTTTTCAAGTCATTTTAATTGTATGATGTATACAAATGGTGTTTAGTGTTTTCTAATAATGTACAAACACTAAATGTGACATGGCAGAGTGTAAATCAGATGGTGGTGACATGTGATGATGTTGTACAATATTTGAAGGCATTTGAAAAATACTACAGCAGTTAATATTGTAATACTCACTCATTTTGAGGTGGTAGAGTGCATTGATTTGCAGGCTATCGTTGAATAATTATTATCTAGTAAGTTCATAAGAAAACTGACtagaaatgtaggctacttcaaAAAGTTTGCAGCAATGATCTGCTGGTTTTAAAATGATGCACATGTACAGCTTTGTGGAACTGTATGCTGATGTCATTAAAATCTATTATGATGTCATAATGACAGTATCACCcactatcagcagtgattgttatagtgcatgtcggagaatagcacggacacatGCTTCAAACCGCAAACGGGAACGCGCGCCactgtgcgtccttgagaactgtaaatcgTATAATTTGGCATTTTGTCTttagcctgttattgtattagtctaccTTTCTCTATTTGTGTCTATTTGTTCACTTATTGCACTTTACACATGCCATGCTCTGCACCTCTTGCTGTTTTTCCACTTCTGGTTAGATGCTAAACTGCATTTCGTTGCCTCAGTTACTGTACTCTGTGCAATtacaataaagttgaatctaatctaatctATAGTtgttgcaaatttaaattaagttaactggtgattttcgttgtattcttcacctgctagctaaattgcaggtggctgttgattcgatagcgattgctgaacGCCccttatgctgaagtagttacacTGAATTAAGATAATGCAATTAATAGTGGGTTTACTGTTATGTTTTGCTACAAAATGCTTAGCCTATATGTCAAGATCAAATTAAGCagacagtgtaggcctacacgtgctttagagtggcctaccttaatcgataagATAGGTTAATGGCCATTTCCAATAAGTTGTTATGTccattattaattggcagcatttatgccatttagaacatactttgagTGGAAGGagtgtctttaagtagccttaaccttattgctttaggggaagtAGGACGAAAATATATGTAATATTACATATTACAcagtagactattacattactgTAACTTGCTCCAAAATATAGTGAACTTTGTTTCCACCTACAAGACAAaacatatcctgagaaaagtggattttgaggggtgaagctccatagacctccattcattctgcacttgcCCGTGAGCGCCTTCATAAGGAACCATATTGGAattgcaaccagttcagaaacCGGAAGTGTTCCCGAGAGTGCAAGTTCTCCCCTAATTAGACGTTCTGATTTGATTCACCACCACGTTGTACTGCAATGGTGTAAAAAGTACACGAGAATCATTGAGTAAAGTAGAGATACTGTTaaaactttatttttttttaacataaaTTGCGTTTTGCAACTACAAATCTAATGTTTTACAACGTTAtccaactgtttttttttgtctgcttAGCTCAGGACCAAAAAAGGGTCATTCAAATATAAGATGTGGGGAATATGTCGGCAATATTAACGATACGTGTATTATTAATGCCCGGTAACCCCTTAACTAATTGGATGTTCTTCAGCTTATGTTGTCATGAGTGTCTGGCAGTCCAGAAATAAAAATCGGTGTGGACAGCAAAAATATGAAGGCAGGAACCGTTGTATTGTAATACTTGTTTTGTATGATCCGGCTGGAAAGGGTTGAACACATTTCACATGAGTATAATTGCATAACGCTAGACTACGAACAGGATCCTTGTGATGGAGGCTAGTTATGTCTGGGACAAGTATTTGGAACtaagttttgtttgttttaactcAGAGCTTAGCTCTGGACTTCTTTGGTCTCAGTGGGGTTAGTAAACCAAGTGCTTCCTGTATCACTGATCATCTTGACCCTGATGTGTTTCTGACCTGTCTGGatacaaccacaacacactgaTACAAGTGAATGGAGGAATTTATTCAATGTTGAATTAGTCTTCGTCCTTGAAACAGGTTCACCCCCGGGTCAAGTCTGTTCCAGGGATGGAGCTCTCCTTCTACGCAACAATACTCACTGAAAGAGGAATACATGTGCTAAAGTCAAATATATACACTCATAATGTCACATTTATACAAAGACTGATGAAAAGACCACTTACTTGTGGGAACGCAGATGTAGGTCACATCCAGGTATTTGTAGGTTCCAGGACAGggatcagagaacacagagttggagggatcagagaacacagagtTGGAGGCATCCAGAGAACAGCTTGTCTTTCCATTGCATCTGGGAAGGTGGAAGGAGcaaaataagtgtgtgtgcgagagagcgtttgtgtgtgtgtgtgtgtgtgtatacacgcATCTTACATGGTAGCCACCATCTGGAAGGTTGTGGAAAAGATGCAGTCGGTCTTGCGaatctgattggctggatgACCAGATATGCAGGTCACACTGTCTGTGCGTCCATAGTTAGCACTGACCACCTTGATCAGAGAACTCCCTGGAAACAGGAAGAAGCTAATACCTCTTATGCTCACTTACTTTTGATGAAACTTGTAGTTTAAGTGTGAAACTTTAACAGTATAGCAGGGCATCAGTATAATTGTAATAGTTGGTAATATAACAGTATAGCAGTTTAACAGTGTAGCAGTAACAGTGTAACAGTAACAGTATGTAACGGTGTAACAGTAACAGTATGTAACGATGTAACAGTAACAGTAtgtaacagtgtaacagtaacagtatgtaacagtgtaacagtaTGTAACGGTGTAACAGTATGTAACGGTGTAACATACCACAGTTTAGGGAGGTCGTCTGACCTTCACAGATGACTGTCGTCACTGAAACAATAATAGTTCAAATAGATGTCAGTGCCAGGGGtatacacttatacacacacaaacacaatactaACTTGGGGGAATGCAGGTGTAGGTGACATTCAGGTATTTGTAGGTTCCAATACAGggatcagagaacacagagtGGGAGGCAACCGGGGAACAGCTTGTCTTTCCATTGCACCTGGGAAGGTGGGAGGAGCAAAatgtgagtatatgtgtgtgagtgtctgtgtgcgtgtgtccatggtgtgtgtgtgtgtgtgtgcgtcttacaTGCTAGCCACCAACGGGAAGGTTTTGGGGTTGATGCAGTCGGTCTTGCtaatctgattggctggacgACCAGAGATGCAGGTCACACTGTCTGTGCGTCCATAGTTAGCCCTGACCACGTTGATCAGAGAACTCCCTGGAAACAGGAAGACAATATTACCTCTTATGCTCGTTTACTTTTGATGAAACTCTCTTGTTTAAGTTTACTCAGTGTGAAACTAACAGTAAAGCAGAGCAACATTATAACAGTACAAGTATAACAGAGTAGCAGTACAATGAACACTCCAACAGTATAACTAACAGTGTAACAGTATAGCAGTGTAACAGTGTAGCAGTGTAACAACATACCACAGTTCAGGGTGGCCTGCTGAGCTTCACAGATGTCTGTCGTCTCTGAAACTGTACAAATAATAATTGTCAATGgcttacacatttacaaacagaCTTTCACAGATGTTTGTCGTCTCTGAAACAGTAACAGTACAAATAGATGTAATTTTCAAATGCCTACACATTCACATAAGATCTTCTCAGATCACTTATCTCTGAAACAGTAATAGTTCAAATAGGTGTCAGTGTCaacagtttacacacacacacacacacacacacacacacacacacacacacaatactaacTTGGGGGAATGCAGGTGTAGGTAACTTTCAGGTATTTGTAGGTTCCAAAACATggatcagagaacacagagtTGGAGGCAACCAGGGAACAGCTTGTCTTTCCATTGCACCTGGGAAGATGAGAGGAGCAAAAAATgttagtatatgtgtgtgagagtgtctgtacgtgtgtccatggtgtgtgtgtgtgcgtgtgtgcgtcttaCATGCTAGCCACCAACTGGAAGGTTTTGGGGTTGATGCAGTCGGTCTTGCtaatctgattggctggacgACCAGAGATGCAGGTCACACTGTCTGTGCGTCCATAGTTAGCACTGACCACGTTGATCACAGATCTCCCTGGAAACAGGAAAACGTTATTACCTCTTATGCTCGCTTACTTTTGATGAAACTCTCTAGTTTAAGTGTATGCAGTGTGAAACTAACAGTAAAGCAGAGCAACATTATAACAGTACAAGTATAACAGAGTAGCAGTGTAATGAACACTGCAACAGTATAACTAATTGTGTAACAGTATAGCAGTGTAACAGTGTAGCAGTGTAACAACATACCACAGTTCAGGGTGGCCTGCTGAGCTTCACAGATGTCTGTCGTCTCT from Hypomesus transpacificus isolate Combined female unplaced genomic scaffold, fHypTra1 scaffold_225, whole genome shotgun sequence encodes the following:
- the LOC124462549 gene encoding L-rhamnose-binding lectin CSL3-like: MSRRLRLGALILLACCMSTGAETTDICEAQQATLNCGRSVINVVSANYGRTDSVTCISGRPANQISKTDCINPKTFQLVASMCNGKTSCSLVASNSVFSDPCFGTYKYLKVTYTCIPPISETTDICEAQQATLNCGSSLINVVRANYGRTDSVTCISGRPANQISKTDCINPKTFPLVASMCNGKTSCSPVASHSVFSDPCIGTYKYLNVTYTCIPPMTTVICEGQTTSLNCGSSLIKVVSANYGRTDSVTCISGHPANQIRKTDCIFSTTFQMVATICNGKTSCSLDASNSVFSDPSNSVFSDPCPGTYKYLDVTYICVPTMSIVA